Proteins encoded together in one Chryseobacterium taklimakanense window:
- the metK gene encoding methionine adenosyltransferase: protein MPYLFTSESVSEGHPDKVADQISDALIDNFLAYDPNSKVACETLVTTGQVVLAGEVKSKTYLDVQSIAREVINKIGYTKGEYMFAGDSCGVISAIHEQSPDINQGVDRVTEDADFETRANAQGAGDQGMMFGYATNETDNYMPLALDLAHAILKELSALRRENSAIQYLRPDAKSQVTIEYSDDHKPIRIDSIVVSTQHDEFGSDEAMLAKIRKDMIDILIPRVKAKQKHEIQLLFNDEIKYHINPTGKFVIGGPHGDTGLTGRKIIVDTYGGKGAHGGGAFSGKDPSKVDRSAAYATRHIAKNLVAAGVADEVLVQVSYAIGVAEPCGLYVNTNGTAKVDMTDGEIAKKVLEIFDLRPYAIEKNLKLRNPIYQETAAYGHMGREPYTGSKTFNKGKDNALTIENLEFFTWEKLDKVDEIRSKFGL, encoded by the coding sequence ATGCCTTATTTATTTACATCTGAATCCGTTTCAGAAGGACATCCAGACAAAGTTGCCGATCAGATTTCCGATGCATTAATCGATAATTTTTTAGCGTACGATCCCAATTCCAAAGTTGCATGCGAAACGCTTGTAACAACTGGACAGGTGGTTTTGGCTGGTGAAGTAAAATCCAAAACGTACCTTGATGTGCAGTCTATCGCCCGGGAAGTCATCAATAAAATTGGTTATACCAAAGGTGAATATATGTTTGCAGGCGATTCCTGCGGGGTGATTTCGGCTATACACGAACAGTCTCCGGATATTAACCAAGGTGTGGACAGGGTAACGGAAGATGCCGATTTTGAAACAAGAGCTAATGCACAGGGAGCGGGTGACCAGGGGATGATGTTCGGTTACGCAACCAATGAGACGGATAATTATATGCCTTTGGCGCTGGATCTTGCCCACGCAATTCTGAAGGAACTTTCTGCCTTAAGAAGAGAAAATTCTGCAATCCAGTATCTGCGTCCGGATGCGAAATCTCAGGTAACGATTGAATATTCTGATGACCACAAGCCAATCAGAATCGATTCTATCGTGGTTTCTACGCAGCATGATGAGTTTGGTAGCGATGAGGCCATGCTTGCAAAAATCAGAAAAGATATGATCGACATCCTGATCCCAAGAGTGAAAGCGAAGCAGAAACACGAAATTCAACTGCTGTTCAATGACGAGATTAAATACCACATCAACCCAACGGGTAAGTTTGTAATTGGCGGACCGCACGGTGATACCGGCCTTACCGGAAGAAAAATTATTGTTGATACCTATGGTGGAAAAGGTGCTCACGGTGGTGGCGCATTTTCAGGAAAAGATCCGTCAAAAGTTGACCGAAGCGCAGCATACGCAACGAGGCATATTGCTAAAAACTTAGTCGCAGCAGGTGTTGCAGATGAGGTTTTGGTGCAGGTTTCTTACGCCATTGGTGTTGCGGAACCTTGCGGGCTTTATGTCAATACCAACGGCACTGCAAAAGTGGATATGACTGATGGGGAAATCGCCAAGAAAGTTCTGGAAATTTTCGATCTTAGGCCTTACGCCATCGAGAAAAATCTGAAGTTGAGAAATCCGATTTACCAGGAAACTGCAGCTTACGGGCACATGGGTAGAGAACCGTACACAGGAAGCAAAACCTTCAACAAAGGAAAAGATAATGCACTGACCATAGAAAACCTCGAATTCTTCACATGGGAAAAACTGGATAAAGTTGATGAAATACGGTCTAAATTCGGACTTTAA
- a CDS encoding hydrogen peroxide-inducible genes activator, translating to MNIQQLEYLIAVDKFKHFGKAAHACFITQPTLSAMIQKFEEELDVKVFDRTTHPIRTTDVGVQIIEQAKKVIDSINELRNKADLLNNVLGGKINLGIIPTVSTYILPAEIFDFLKKNPKIEMNVKEITTENVIKGLKSGELDAGIIATPYDAASEFYQEFLFNEELMIYTSDPKYKKDTYVIPEELDVDKVWLLEEGNCLRTQFENICKLKENSMKPKNLEFVSSNINTLIQMVDKVGGISIIPELAQSQLSKEQNDKIVRFRKPFPFREISIIYYKPTYKQKIIDELSESIRKSVEGKLNYNREPADFVSIRPQ from the coding sequence ATGAACATTCAGCAATTGGAATATCTTATCGCCGTAGATAAGTTTAAACACTTTGGTAAAGCTGCTCATGCCTGCTTCATTACGCAGCCTACACTCAGCGCGATGATTCAGAAGTTTGAGGAGGAACTGGATGTGAAAGTTTTCGACCGTACAACACACCCGATCAGGACCACCGATGTTGGGGTACAGATTATTGAACAGGCCAAAAAAGTGATTGATTCTATAAACGAGCTGCGCAACAAAGCAGATTTGCTGAATAACGTTCTTGGTGGAAAAATAAATCTGGGGATCATCCCAACAGTTTCAACATACATTTTACCTGCGGAAATTTTTGATTTTCTGAAAAAAAACCCGAAGATCGAGATGAACGTTAAGGAAATTACTACCGAAAATGTGATCAAAGGTTTGAAATCCGGTGAACTGGATGCAGGTATTATTGCAACGCCTTACGATGCTGCAAGCGAGTTTTATCAGGAATTTCTGTTTAATGAAGAGCTGATGATATATACGAGCGATCCAAAATATAAAAAAGACACGTATGTCATTCCTGAAGAGCTCGATGTAGACAAGGTTTGGCTTTTGGAAGAAGGAAACTGCCTGCGCACCCAGTTTGAAAATATATGCAAGCTGAAGGAAAATTCAATGAAACCTAAAAATCTTGAGTTTGTATCGTCCAACATCAACACCCTCATTCAGATGGTGGACAAAGTGGGTGGCATTTCAATCATCCCGGAATTGGCACAGTCGCAGCTCTCCAAAGAGCAGAATGATAAAATCGTGCGCTTCCGCAAACCGTTCCCCTTCAGGGAGATCAGTATCATTTACTACAAGCCGACTTACAAGCAAAAAATTATTGATGAACTTTCCGAGTCCATCAGAAAATCTGTGGAAGGTAAGCTGAATTATAACCGCGAACCGGCTGATTTTGTGAGTATTAGGCCTCAGTAA
- a CDS encoding enoyl-CoA hydratase-related protein, with amino-acid sequence MSNFENIIVEHEGKVATVTINRPQSLNALNAQTISELSTALDELNTDGNCRVVILTGSGEKSFVAGADIKEFSDFNSEKAEELARNGQNSLFNKIENMSKPVIAAVNGFALGGGLELAMSCHIRYASENAKLGLPEVTLGLIPGYGGTQRLPKLVGKGLANELIFSAKMISAGRAKEIGLVNEVFTLEELLPKTMELAVQISKNSPLGISRAIKAVNLSGSSEGFETEIKAFGELFELEDKKEGVAAFLEKRKPEF; translated from the coding sequence ATGTCAAACTTCGAAAATATTATTGTTGAGCACGAGGGCAAAGTTGCAACCGTAACCATCAACCGGCCACAAAGCCTGAATGCACTGAACGCCCAAACCATCAGCGAACTGAGCACTGCTCTTGATGAACTGAATACTGACGGAAACTGTAGAGTGGTTATCCTCACCGGCAGCGGTGAAAAATCCTTTGTTGCCGGGGCCGATATCAAAGAATTCAGCGATTTTAATTCAGAAAAAGCAGAAGAACTTGCAAGAAACGGTCAAAATTCGCTTTTTAACAAAATTGAAAATATGAGCAAGCCGGTCATTGCCGCGGTAAACGGTTTTGCACTCGGCGGCGGGCTCGAACTTGCGATGAGCTGCCACATAAGATACGCTTCAGAAAATGCCAAATTGGGACTTCCAGAGGTTACGTTAGGTTTAATTCCCGGTTATGGCGGTACGCAAAGGCTTCCAAAACTTGTCGGAAAAGGCCTTGCTAATGAACTTATTTTTTCAGCTAAAATGATCTCGGCAGGCAGAGCAAAAGAAATCGGTTTGGTGAATGAGGTTTTTACCCTTGAAGAGCTTTTGCCGAAAACCATGGAACTGGCAGTACAAATCTCCAAAAATTCACCGCTGGGAATTTCAAGAGCGATAAAAGCTGTGAATCTTTCGGGCAGCAGCGAAGGTTTTGAAACTGAAATCAAAGCTTTTGGAGAACTTTTCGAGCTTGAAGATAAAAAAGAAGGCGTGGCAGCATTTTTAGAGAAAAGGAAACCTGAATTTTAA
- a CDS encoding deoxycytidylate deaminase: MALEWAKLSYCKRKQVGALIVKDRMIISDGYNGTPSGFENQCEDEEGKTHWYVLHAEANAILKLAASTQSAKGATLYITLSPCKECSKLILQAGISRLVYIDEYSDNEGISFLKGHNIEIVKISREELQ, translated from the coding sequence ATGGCCCTGGAATGGGCGAAACTGTCCTACTGCAAACGGAAACAGGTGGGCGCACTGATTGTGAAAGACCGCATGATTATTTCAGACGGTTATAACGGGACGCCTTCAGGTTTTGAAAATCAGTGTGAAGATGAAGAAGGCAAAACCCACTGGTACGTTTTGCATGCAGAGGCCAATGCGATACTGAAGCTCGCCGCATCCACCCAATCTGCAAAAGGTGCCACACTGTACATTACGCTGTCGCCCTGCAAAGAATGCAGTAAATTGATCCTGCAGGCCGGAATTTCAAGACTGGTATATATTGATGAATATTCTGATAACGAAGGTATATCATTCTTAAAAGGCCATAATATCGAGATCGTAAAAATATCCAGAGAAGAATTACAATAA
- the xerD gene encoding site-specific tyrosine recombinase XerD, with the protein MDWDEKIGDFENFLRFERNFSDNTVDAYLRDIRKIRDYAVENLQVGPDEISYEHLQEYLFRLSKERFSERSQARWVSSAKAFFKFLAEDELREDNPAVLLEGPKLGLYLPDTLSYDDVEKIVAAADRRTDLGKRNYCIIEVLYGCGLRVSELIDLKISNINFKEKFLKVEGKGDKVRFVPLADYTAELLKDYIQNVRSHYKINKKCEDFLFLNSRGSSMSRVIVFIIIKELTEKAGIKKKISPHTFRHSFATHLLQNGADLRYIQEMLGHSSITTTEIYTHLKTDELRDMILNYHPRNK; encoded by the coding sequence ATGGACTGGGATGAAAAAATAGGGGATTTTGAAAATTTCCTGAGATTTGAAAGAAATTTTTCCGATAACACAGTCGATGCTTACCTTCGGGACATCAGAAAAATCCGGGATTATGCGGTTGAAAACCTGCAGGTTGGCCCGGATGAGATTTCGTATGAGCACTTGCAGGAATACCTTTTCCGCTTGTCCAAAGAAAGATTCAGTGAGCGCTCGCAAGCCCGCTGGGTCTCATCGGCAAAGGCTTTTTTTAAATTTCTCGCGGAAGACGAGTTGCGTGAAGACAACCCCGCCGTTCTTCTTGAAGGCCCAAAACTTGGCCTTTATCTCCCAGACACGTTAAGTTATGATGATGTAGAAAAAATCGTTGCCGCTGCAGACCGCAGAACAGATCTGGGCAAGCGGAACTACTGCATCATTGAGGTTCTCTACGGCTGTGGTTTGCGGGTTTCAGAGCTTATCGACCTTAAAATTTCTAACATTAATTTTAAAGAAAAATTCCTGAAAGTGGAAGGCAAGGGCGATAAAGTACGTTTCGTTCCACTGGCAGATTACACAGCTGAATTACTGAAAGATTATATCCAGAACGTAAGGTCACATTATAAAATCAACAAAAAATGTGAGGACTTCCTTTTCCTCAACAGCAGAGGCTCGTCGATGTCGCGGGTAATTGTTTTTATCATCATTAAAGAACTTACTGAAAAAGCCGGCATCAAAAAAAAGATTTCGCCGCACACATTCCGGCATTCGTTTGCAACACATCTGTTACAGAACGGCGCTGACCTACGCTATATCCAGGAAATGCTGGGACACTCAAGCATCACAACAACAGAGATCTATACACATCTGAAAACGGATGAATTGCGTGACATGATTCTGAATTATCATCCAAGAAACAAATAA
- a CDS encoding NUDIX hydrolase, giving the protein MDELHFCPKCGEETLNWDGEKKLSCNQCSFVLYHNCAAAVAVVIRCGNEIMLTKRNQQPGKGKLDLAGGFTDPKESAEEACARELKEELDIEIIPENLKILLTLPNIYRYKDIDYNTLDIFFEYQVDKKFDAKLDISEVSEITWIYENEIDLNEIAFNSQKKFFQKYLNRNQ; this is encoded by the coding sequence ATGGATGAACTTCACTTTTGCCCAAAATGCGGCGAGGAAACGCTGAATTGGGACGGCGAAAAAAAACTTTCATGCAACCAGTGCAGCTTTGTGCTTTATCACAACTGTGCTGCAGCAGTTGCGGTCGTAATCAGATGCGGTAATGAAATCATGCTGACCAAAAGAAACCAGCAGCCGGGAAAAGGAAAGCTCGACTTAGCCGGCGGATTCACCGATCCTAAAGAAAGTGCTGAAGAAGCTTGTGCCCGTGAGCTGAAAGAGGAACTTGACATCGAAATCATCCCTGAAAACCTGAAGATTCTGCTTACGCTTCCGAATATTTACCGATACAAAGACATCGATTATAATACCCTAGACATTTTCTTTGAATACCAGGTTGATAAAAAATTCGACGCAAAACTGGACATCAGTGAAGTCTCAGAAATCACGTGGATTTACGAAAATGAAATCGATTTAAATGAAATCGCTTTTAATTCACAAAAAAAATTCTTCCAAAAATACCTGAACAGAAATCAGTAA
- a CDS encoding heme-binding domain-containing protein — MKTFLNILYWFLIAVALIQFIPVDRTNKPVDPKVDFVKVFKTPQHITSVLRKACYDCHSNETVYPDYAYVAPISWSIKNHINEGREHLNFSEWGTYNKELKKGMLENSAADLKQNRMPLAGYVAQHPEARLTDAEKKRLVNYFEEILKSGNY; from the coding sequence ATGAAAACCTTTCTCAATATTCTCTATTGGTTTTTGATTGCTGTTGCGCTGATCCAGTTCATTCCGGTGGACCGGACGAATAAACCGGTGGATCCGAAAGTGGATTTTGTAAAGGTTTTCAAAACGCCGCAGCATATCACGTCGGTTCTCAGAAAAGCGTGCTACGACTGCCATTCCAATGAAACGGTGTATCCGGATTATGCGTATGTTGCGCCGATTTCGTGGTCCATAAAAAACCACATCAACGAGGGCAGGGAACATCTTAATTTTTCAGAATGGGGAACCTATAACAAGGAATTGAAAAAAGGCATGCTTGAGAATTCTGCCGCGGACCTGAAACAAAACCGGATGCCGCTTGCGGGATACGTGGCGCAACACCCAGAAGCCAGGCTTACGGATGCAGAGAAAAAACGGCTCGTCAATTATTTTGAAGAAATTCTGAAATCAGGAAATTACTGA
- a CDS encoding Ig-like domain-containing domain → MKKVFLLLILNIILLSCARVGSPVGGAKDTVAPKFVGSNIDTARINVPVDTKELKLYFDEYIQLKDIQKNLNISPPIRYKKILPTTMGNKYILIQWDENLQENTTYNFNFGNAISDLNEGNVLPYYNFAFSTGEKLDDLYISGDVIDGMAKPAANTATPSTENKKNYVVGLYQEKDTINYSQKPYYITKADPDGYFELNYLSPGEYRILAFEDENQNSVYEAGKENVAFAKDKIDLKSSISGMKLVIYPSKKALKYKEMKEATGGAVMIFEGHPAKVDVTALSEKLKDYKVTHKPYSGSVNIWFDAVKQDIGIRQSENLKFKYSADGKEGEASVFYRLNSKNEMIGSSVESKIAPTKNFEILWNYPVQNIQTDKWTLKIDSVNTVPFTAKISAEKPNKVQVSGDFQIGKKYSLTVPKETVQSYYTSNPKSYQFNFEIDRAENYGSFNIIIENKPDAKFWIQFLNEKGDVQFSKFSDEASHNFNEIKPGKYLLRILVDNNGNGQWDGADFTNKTFAEDVYIFPKEIEIRELWQNKEVWNLKSNSTETPVLNAPPNVN, encoded by the coding sequence ATGAAGAAAGTTTTCCTGCTCCTAATCCTGAACATTATTTTGCTTTCGTGCGCCAGAGTTGGCTCGCCGGTGGGCGGTGCAAAAGATACGGTTGCACCAAAATTTGTTGGCTCAAATATCGATACGGCGAGGATCAATGTTCCGGTTGATACCAAAGAATTAAAGCTTTATTTCGACGAATATATCCAGCTGAAAGACATTCAGAAAAACTTGAATATCTCCCCGCCGATCCGGTACAAGAAGATTCTACCAACTACAATGGGAAACAAATATATCCTGATTCAGTGGGACGAAAACCTCCAGGAAAATACCACTTATAATTTCAATTTCGGAAACGCGATTTCTGATCTTAATGAGGGAAATGTACTTCCGTACTACAATTTTGCTTTTTCCACCGGTGAAAAACTGGACGATCTGTACATCAGCGGTGATGTGATCGACGGTATGGCGAAACCGGCCGCAAATACCGCAACACCAAGTACAGAAAATAAGAAAAATTACGTGGTTGGGCTTTATCAGGAGAAAGATACGATTAATTATTCTCAAAAACCATATTACATCACAAAAGCGGATCCTGACGGATATTTTGAGCTGAATTACCTGTCACCGGGCGAGTACAGAATTTTGGCTTTTGAGGATGAAAACCAGAATTCAGTCTATGAAGCCGGCAAAGAAAACGTGGCGTTTGCAAAAGATAAGATCGATCTGAAATCAAGCATTTCCGGGATGAAGCTCGTGATTTATCCTTCAAAAAAAGCTTTGAAGTATAAAGAAATGAAGGAGGCTACGGGTGGTGCAGTTATGATTTTTGAGGGCCATCCTGCGAAAGTTGATGTAACCGCACTCAGTGAAAAACTGAAGGATTATAAAGTCACTCATAAACCGTATTCAGGCTCCGTAAATATCTGGTTTGATGCAGTGAAACAGGACATCGGTATCAGGCAAAGTGAAAATTTAAAGTTTAAATACAGTGCTGACGGTAAGGAAGGCGAAGCATCTGTTTTTTACAGACTGAATTCTAAAAATGAGATGATTGGTTCATCCGTTGAAAGTAAAATCGCCCCGACGAAAAATTTTGAAATCCTTTGGAATTACCCTGTTCAGAACATTCAGACCGATAAATGGACTTTAAAAATTGACAGTGTGAATACGGTTCCGTTCACTGCGAAAATTTCGGCAGAAAAGCCAAATAAGGTGCAGGTGAGCGGTGATTTTCAAATTGGTAAGAAATATTCACTCACCGTTCCGAAAGAAACCGTGCAGTCTTATTATACCTCGAATCCTAAATCTTATCAGTTCAATTTTGAAATTGACCGCGCAGAGAATTATGGAAGCTTTAATATCATTATCGAAAATAAGCCCGATGCAAAATTCTGGATTCAGTTTCTAAATGAAAAAGGTGATGTTCAGTTCTCTAAATTTTCTGACGAGGCCAGCCACAATTTCAATGAGATAAAACCTGGAAAATATTTGCTGAGGATATTGGTTGACAATAACGGAAACGGGCAGTGGGACGGTGCAGACTTTACAAATAAAACTTTTGCCGAGGATGTATATATATTCCCGAAAGAGATTGAAATCCGCGAACTGTGGCAGAACAAGGAAGTCTGGAATTTGAAATCAAACAGCACGGAAACGCCTGTGTTGAACGCTCCCCCAAACGTAAATTAA
- a CDS encoding serine hydrolase domain-containing protein, translating into MRNFLRSIAFCFVALSIISCKKNVLLFQKESQTELPNFGNVNLGDVFHYKENRVPDHDTLESILHNYYENVWEKGDLWGGLLVAKGDKIIYENYRGFAQDHNQQPITKDTPLHVASVSKTITAMATLKLVEAGQLNLDDDLMKFFPGFPYAGVTVKSLLSQRSGLPKYEYFIEKITPQPAELSKKFISNQDVLNMLIKYKPEAARAPDTGFMYCNTNYALLALVIEKVTKTPFPEAIRQMVFRPLKMEHSYIFQEKDTATAAKSFYFKGAKPHPLDRLDLIYGDKNVYTTPRDMFNFSRAMFSENFLRKDLMERVFIPYSNEKPGINNYGLGFRMKIFDENSKLTFHNGWWHGTNSVFGHLLQSKVTIVAIGNKFSSRVYTALALSALFENFPYEAEKLNKTLGIKDSTNAKTDTVDVYEE; encoded by the coding sequence ATGAGGAACTTCCTGAGAAGCATCGCCTTCTGTTTTGTGGCTTTATCCATAATTTCCTGCAAAAAAAATGTTTTGCTGTTTCAAAAAGAATCCCAAACGGAACTTCCAAATTTTGGAAATGTAAATTTGGGCGATGTATTTCACTACAAGGAAAACAGGGTGCCCGACCACGATACATTAGAATCCATTCTTCATAATTACTACGAAAATGTTTGGGAAAAAGGTGACCTGTGGGGCGGGCTTTTAGTCGCAAAAGGGGATAAAATCATCTACGAAAATTACCGCGGTTTCGCACAGGACCACAATCAGCAACCTATAACAAAGGACACGCCCTTGCACGTGGCTTCGGTAAGTAAAACCATTACCGCAATGGCAACGCTGAAGCTGGTGGAAGCCGGCCAACTGAACCTGGATGATGATTTGATGAAATTTTTTCCGGGCTTCCCTTACGCCGGTGTTACGGTGAAAAGTCTTCTGAGCCAAAGAAGCGGCCTTCCGAAATACGAATATTTCATCGAGAAAATCACACCGCAGCCTGCTGAACTCTCCAAGAAATTCATTTCCAATCAGGATGTCCTGAACATGCTGATAAAATACAAACCGGAAGCCGCACGCGCGCCAGACACCGGATTTATGTACTGCAATACAAACTATGCACTTCTTGCACTCGTGATCGAGAAAGTTACCAAAACACCTTTTCCGGAAGCGATCAGGCAGATGGTTTTCAGGCCGCTAAAGATGGAACACTCATATATCTTCCAGGAAAAGGATACCGCAACTGCTGCAAAATCATTTTATTTTAAAGGTGCAAAACCACATCCGCTCGACAGGCTTGATTTAATTTACGGTGACAAAAATGTCTATACAACGCCGAGAGATATGTTCAATTTTTCCCGGGCAATGTTTTCTGAAAATTTCTTGAGGAAAGACCTGATGGAAAGGGTTTTTATCCCTTACAGTAACGAAAAACCGGGTATCAATAATTATGGTTTAGGTTTCCGGATGAAGATTTTTGATGAAAACAGCAAACTCACTTTTCACAATGGCTGGTGGCACGGGACAAACTCCGTTTTTGGACATTTACTGCAGTCAAAAGTCACAATTGTGGCCATAGGCAACAAGTTTTCAAGCAGGGTTTATACGGCCTTGGCCCTGTCTGCACTTTTTGAAAATTTCCCTTATGAAGCTGAAAAACTCAACAAAACTCTGGGCATTAAGGACTCCACAAATGCGAAAACTGACACGGTTGACGTTTATGAGGAATAA
- a CDS encoding NAD(P)-dependent oxidoreductase, with protein sequence MKILLLDKNHPLINAQLSEKGFVIEEDHVSTYSEVLDKIGYFDGVIIRSRIPIDESFLLKGKNLRFIARVGAGLENIDTEKAKQLGISIISSPEGNRDSVAEHVVGMLLVLTNRLFIASQEVKNGIWNREENRGDELLGKTFGIIGYGNMGKATAKRLSGFGLKVIFHDILPNLSDEFATQVSLDELKNQADILSLHIPITDDTFHLIDEKFISEMKKDFYFVNTARGKNVKTKDLVEAIKSGKIKGAALDVLEFEKSSFENLDYQNSDLEFLLNSEKVIVTPHIAGWSHQSKEKLAQVIVDKILREFG encoded by the coding sequence ATGAAGATCCTGCTGCTCGATAAAAATCATCCCCTGATTAACGCTCAACTTTCCGAAAAAGGCTTTGTGATCGAGGAAGATCATGTTTCAACTTACAGTGAAGTACTTGATAAGATCGGATATTTTGACGGTGTGATCATTCGCAGCCGCATCCCGATTGATGAAAGTTTTCTTTTGAAAGGCAAAAACCTGAGGTTCATTGCAAGAGTAGGGGCCGGGCTTGAAAATATCGATACTGAAAAAGCAAAGCAATTAGGAATATCCATCATCAGCTCACCGGAAGGCAACCGCGATTCTGTGGCAGAACATGTTGTCGGTATGCTGCTGGTTCTCACGAACCGTTTGTTCATTGCTTCCCAGGAGGTTAAAAATGGCATTTGGAATCGGGAAGAAAACCGTGGCGACGAACTTTTAGGCAAAACGTTCGGGATCATCGGCTACGGAAATATGGGTAAAGCTACAGCAAAAAGGCTTTCAGGATTTGGGTTGAAGGTAATTTTTCATGATATTCTTCCCAATCTTTCGGATGAATTTGCAACGCAGGTTTCTTTGGATGAGCTTAAAAATCAGGCAGATATATTAAGTCTTCATATTCCGATTACCGATGATACTTTTCATTTAATCGATGAAAAATTCATTTCAGAAATGAAGAAGGATTTTTACTTTGTGAACACAGCTCGGGGCAAAAATGTGAAAACCAAAGATTTGGTTGAAGCAATAAAATCGGGCAAAATAAAGGGTGCTGCACTGGATGTTTTGGAATTTGAAAAATCATCTTTTGAAAATCTTGATTACCAAAACAGCGATCTGGAATTTCTTTTAAATTCTGAAAAAGTAATTGTTACGCCGCACATCGCAGGCTGGTCTCATCAAAGTAAAGAAAAACTCGCGCAGGTGATTGTTGACAAAATACTGCGTGAGTTTGGTTAG
- a CDS encoding acyl-CoA thioesterase, translating into MAQIKKASESLTVMTNIVLPNETNSLRNLFGGELLAKMDRCASISAARHCARRVVTASVNHVSFKHPIPEGGIVVLESKVSRAFSTSMEVYVDVWLDDPIAGKKIHTNEGIYTFVAVDEYNKPVPIPQMEPETETEKLRFDAAQRRKELSLILSGRMKPQESVELKKLFCD; encoded by the coding sequence ATGGCGCAAATCAAAAAAGCGAGCGAATCGTTAACCGTAATGACCAATATTGTTCTGCCGAACGAAACCAACTCGCTTAGAAACCTTTTCGGAGGTGAACTCTTGGCAAAAATGGACCGTTGTGCCTCTATTTCTGCGGCTCGCCACTGTGCAAGAAGAGTTGTTACGGCATCCGTAAACCACGTTTCTTTCAAGCATCCAATTCCTGAAGGCGGAATCGTCGTGTTGGAATCCAAGGTTTCCAGAGCGTTCTCCACTTCAATGGAAGTTTATGTTGATGTGTGGCTCGATGATCCTATTGCGGGTAAAAAAATCCATACCAACGAGGGTATTTACACGTTCGTGGCGGTGGACGAATATAACAAGCCTGTTCCAATTCCGCAGATGGAGCCGGAAACTGAAACTGAAAAATTAAGGTTCGATGCTGCGCAGCGAAGAAAAGAACTCTCCCTCATACTGTCGGGAAGAATGAAACCGCAGGAATCGGTAGAACTCAAAAAACTGTTCTGCGATTAA
- a CDS encoding HU domain-containing protein encodes MNIASYIVEYLKENQRVAVPGFGEFILKNSKAVVDEQTKSILPPAKEVAFNVDYEIKDSYLVQYISQKSGTGNDEVQSHIAKLTDYWKKQLAENHILSIEGLGEFHQTENDVKFLGKRIEKSAPDYYGLEEIKLQNLKSLQNAASNEGDYKFNRSLLWIFLLILPITGIIVLAFTQRERLFGKKSFDDLSVTTSTHRITTDSVKLKQQKLQQLRIDSLKQDSITKDSIANAAPVYKKPSRKYSSKQYNSKKWRKSKKRANR; translated from the coding sequence ATGAATATCGCATCTTACATTGTCGAATATTTAAAGGAAAATCAGCGGGTGGCGGTTCCGGGCTTTGGGGAATTTATTCTTAAAAATTCAAAGGCCGTTGTAGATGAACAGACCAAAAGCATCCTTCCGCCCGCCAAAGAAGTGGCTTTCAATGTAGATTATGAGATTAAAGATTCATATTTGGTTCAGTATATTTCACAAAAATCGGGTACAGGGAACGATGAGGTTCAGTCTCATATCGCAAAACTGACCGATTACTGGAAAAAGCAGCTTGCAGAAAACCATATTCTAAGCATCGAAGGGCTGGGCGAGTTTCATCAGACGGAAAATGATGTAAAGTTTTTGGGGAAAAGAATTGAAAAATCCGCTCCGGATTATTATGGTCTGGAGGAAATTAAACTGCAGAATCTGAAATCGCTACAAAATGCTGCGTCTAATGAAGGTGATTATAAATTCAACAGGTCGCTGCTTTGGATTTTTCTTTTAATCTTGCCAATAACGGGAATTATAGTTCTGGCTTTTACCCAGCGCGAGAGATTATTCGGTAAAAAATCTTTTGATGATTTGTCGGTCACCACTTCCACACACCGCATTACCACTGATTCAGTAAAACTAAAGCAGCAAAAACTGCAGCAGCTGAGAATTGACAGCTTAAAGCAGGACAGCATTACCAAAGATTCTATTGCTAATGCCGCACCTGTTTACAAAAAACCTTCACGAAAATACAGTTCTAAACAATACAATTCCAAAAAATGGCGCAAATCAAAAAAGCGAGCGAATCGTTAA